One Aciduliprofundum boonei T469 genomic region harbors:
- a CDS encoding DNA topoisomerase I — translation MNILVIAEKRNAAQRIAKILSGGRYETIKKGRNAYYSFTKGKDRYFVVPLRGHILHMDYPDKFKRWSLGDLQRLVDEEPIKIIKEKGIANILRTLAKDADMLIIATDYDREGELIGVESLSITNFKGPVKRAKFSALTEREIENAFSNLVDVNYNLASAAETRQKIDLAWGASLTRFISLASSRRGKDYLSVGRVQSPTLALIVKREKEIENFVPTPYWNIKGLFFKRRNFSGMHISNPFWKEEEVMEVYEKVKDTKSAKVLDFVQEDRKIRPPIPFNTTEFLSEATKLGFSAAKAMRLAEELYMGGYISYPRTDNTVYPKTLSINSILKSLEKSKFKEEALKLQKERRRYPTRGKKESTDHPPIVPTRGANLEGDKGKIYELVVRRFMATLAQDLEYRESKVKLAVKDEIFEAKGKELVNEGWLYYYPYVRFEEEKIPILRIGDEVKVKKIEIERKETRPPARYTQSSLIREMEKLNLGTKSTRAEIIQKLFERGYVRGNPIRPTQLGKALIESLEGNNVDVIKPDMTARLEMDMDEIEKGSKAPEFVVKESREMLKKILSSLEENRSTVGSNIKSSMRREIGECPDGGKLIYLERKRLVVCENDGETKYYNLPKTGHIEFLDKKCPICGLPLIKIIRRGQSPEIRCLNSKCEYNRKKDIVGKCPKCGGDLVIRQSKNGKRFIGCSNYPKCDVTYSLPQRGKIIPTGEVCPYCGAPLLILRKKGKKDWKFCPNIKCEYNRRNKDEK, via the coding sequence GTGAATATTCTCGTTATTGCAGAGAAGCGCAATGCAGCGCAGAGAATAGCAAAGATCCTCTCTGGAGGAAGGTATGAAACGATAAAGAAGGGCAGAAATGCCTATTACAGCTTTACGAAGGGCAAGGATAGATACTTTGTTGTACCCCTCAGGGGTCATATATTGCATATGGATTACCCTGACAAGTTTAAAAGATGGAGTTTAGGGGATTTGCAGAGGTTGGTGGATGAGGAGCCGATTAAAATTATAAAGGAGAAAGGGATTGCAAATATTTTAAGAACCCTTGCAAAGGATGCCGATATGCTCATAATCGCCACCGACTATGATAGGGAGGGAGAACTGATAGGTGTGGAATCGTTATCAATTACGAATTTCAAAGGTCCGGTGAAGAGGGCCAAGTTTAGTGCTTTAACGGAGAGGGAGATAGAAAACGCATTTTCAAACTTAGTGGATGTGAATTACAATCTTGCATCTGCAGCAGAAACAAGGCAAAAGATAGATCTGGCTTGGGGCGCATCTTTAACAAGATTCATCTCTCTCGCATCAAGCAGGAGGGGTAAGGATTATCTCTCCGTTGGGCGTGTTCAGAGTCCCACTCTTGCTTTGATTGTAAAGAGAGAAAAGGAGATAGAAAACTTTGTGCCCACTCCCTATTGGAATATAAAAGGATTGTTTTTCAAGAGAAGGAATTTTTCGGGAATGCATATTTCAAACCCTTTCTGGAAAGAAGAAGAGGTAATGGAAGTTTATGAAAAAGTGAAAGATACTAAGAGTGCAAAGGTTCTGGATTTTGTTCAGGAGGATAGGAAAATAAGACCTCCCATTCCATTCAACACTACTGAATTCTTGAGCGAAGCAACAAAGCTCGGATTCTCTGCAGCAAAGGCTATGCGGCTTGCTGAAGAGCTTTACATGGGCGGTTATATATCCTATCCAAGAACTGATAACACCGTTTATCCTAAAACTCTGAGCATAAATTCCATACTAAAATCTTTGGAGAAGTCAAAATTCAAAGAGGAGGCATTGAAGCTTCAAAAGGAAAGAAGGAGGTATCCTACGAGGGGGAAGAAGGAATCCACAGACCATCCTCCAATAGTGCCTACTAGGGGTGCAAATTTGGAGGGCGATAAAGGTAAGATTTACGAGCTTGTTGTTAGAAGATTCATGGCTACTCTGGCTCAAGATTTAGAGTACAGAGAAAGCAAGGTTAAACTTGCAGTTAAGGATGAGATCTTTGAAGCAAAGGGCAAAGAGTTGGTAAATGAGGGCTGGCTTTACTATTATCCTTATGTGAGATTTGAGGAAGAGAAGATACCCATTTTAAGAATTGGAGATGAGGTCAAAGTTAAGAAAATTGAAATTGAGAGGAAGGAGACGAGGCCACCTGCAAGGTACACACAATCCTCGCTCATAAGGGAGATGGAAAAATTAAATCTTGGCACGAAGAGTACCAGGGCTGAGATAATACAAAAGCTATTTGAGAGGGGCTATGTTCGTGGAAATCCTATAAGGCCCACTCAACTTGGAAAAGCCCTGATAGAATCTCTTGAGGGCAATAATGTGGATGTGATTAAGCCCGACATGACTGCGAGGCTTGAGATGGATATGGATGAGATTGAAAAGGGCTCCAAAGCACCTGAGTTTGTGGTTAAAGAATCCCGTGAGATGCTAAAAAAGATATTAAGCTCTCTGGAGGAGAATAGAAGCACTGTGGGAAGCAACATAAAGAGTTCAATGCGCAGGGAAATTGGAGAATGCCCCGATGGTGGAAAATTAATTTATTTGGAGAGAAAGAGACTGGTTGTTTGCGAGAACGATGGCGAGACGAAGTACTACAATCTTCCCAAAACAGGACACATTGAGTTCCTAGATAAAAAATGCCCGATTTGTGGATTACCCCTGATAAAGATAATTCGCAGGGGGCAGAGCCCTGAAATAAGGTGCTTAAACTCAAAATGTGAGTACAATCGTAAAAAGGATATTGTGGGTAAATGCCCAAAATGTGGGGGAGATTTAGTTATAAGGCAATCAAAGAACGGGAAGAGATTCATAGGATGCTCCAATTATCCAAAATGTGATGTAACCTATTCTCTTCCACAAAGGGGAAAGATTATCCCCACGGGAGAGGTATGTCCTTACTGTGGAGCACCGCTTTTAATTCTCAGAAAGAAGGGAAAGAAGGACTGGAAATTCTGTCCAAACATCAAATGCGAATACAACAGGAGGAATAAAGATGAAAAGTGA
- a CDS encoding SufD family Fe-S cluster assembly protein, protein MSELTIQEARSIIEDQIEKLKKRNKEPEWMTKLRYKAMDAFFEAPHNDPVIKDPLDYIAKTEEEMYPEVKSLDELPPDMLALLDRLGIAEVEKKYIAGLAVQSDTSIVLNDFLKEWRKKGLIVESMEDAVRNHPILKDLFLKQFNPYESKLAAYHTAVWNGGIFLHVAQGLKVPMPLHLFFLIQNSAMAQAPHIIINAEPNSEIHLIEGCTSPVLVRHSLHLDMTEAYIGDGANVKLSVLQNWPEYVHTRPMTRARIGKNAEFINTTVGLGTGKSNIANPKYWVDEGGYVELNGIILGQKDFYVDLGGEMNLDASGARGLNASKSVIMDRSSVITRGIIRANAPKTKGHISCDALILNSEARMETYPGLVSQVDDAELSHEAAIGKIREEELFYLMSRGLKEEEATQLIVKGFVNPLLKDIPMEFVIEIRKIIEMAVSGGM, encoded by the coding sequence ATGAGTGAACTTACAATTCAAGAGGCAAGAAGTATAATTGAAGATCAAATTGAAAAGTTAAAGAAGAGAAATAAAGAGCCAGAATGGATGACAAAGTTGAGGTACAAGGCGATGGATGCCTTCTTTGAAGCACCCCATAATGACCCTGTGATAAAAGATCCCCTTGATTATATTGCCAAAACGGAAGAGGAAATGTATCCCGAGGTTAAGAGCTTAGATGAGCTTCCTCCAGATATGCTTGCCTTATTGGATAGATTGGGCATTGCGGAAGTCGAAAAGAAGTACATTGCAGGGTTAGCTGTGCAGAGCGATACGAGCATAGTTCTCAACGATTTCTTGAAAGAGTGGAGAAAGAAGGGATTGATAGTGGAATCTATGGAAGATGCAGTCCGTAATCATCCAATTCTCAAAGATTTGTTCTTGAAGCAGTTCAATCCCTATGAGAGCAAGCTTGCTGCATATCACACTGCAGTTTGGAATGGAGGAATATTCTTGCATGTTGCCCAAGGGCTCAAAGTACCAATGCCCCTGCATTTATTCTTTCTCATTCAGAATAGCGCAATGGCTCAGGCACCCCACATAATAATCAATGCAGAGCCAAACAGCGAGATTCATCTAATTGAGGGCTGTACATCCCCAGTGCTAGTTAGACATTCATTGCACTTGGATATGACTGAGGCGTACATAGGGGATGGAGCGAATGTGAAGTTAAGCGTGCTTCAAAACTGGCCGGAATATGTGCACACACGCCCAATGACCCGTGCAAGGATAGGCAAGAATGCAGAGTTCATAAATACAACAGTTGGACTTGGAACGGGTAAGAGCAATATTGCCAATCCGAAGTACTGGGTTGATGAGGGCGGCTATGTGGAGCTTAATGGAATAATTCTTGGGCAAAAAGATTTCTATGTGGATCTTGGAGGAGAGATGAATTTAGATGCTTCTGGGGCAAGAGGACTCAATGCGAGCAAGAGTGTAATAATGGATAGGAGCTCTGTTATTACCAGGGGTATAATTCGTGCCAACGCACCAAAGACCAAGGGGCACATAAGTTGCGATGCATTGATTCTAAATTCCGAGGCCAGAATGGAGACCTATCCTGGTTTGGTTTCACAGGTGGATGATGCTGAATTGAGCCACGAAGCAGCTATAGGGAAAATAAGGGAGGAAGAGTTATTCTACCTAATGTCTCGTGGATTGAAGGAAGAGGAGGCAACTCAACTCATTGTAAAGGGCTTCGTCAATCCTCTCCTAAAGGACATACCTATGGAATTCGTCATAGAGATAAGGAAGATAATTGAGATGGCTGTTAGTGGAGGGATGTAA
- the sufC gene encoding Fe-S cluster assembly ATPase SufC, whose protein sequence is MLQIENLEVEVENKKIINSLNLSVGGGEFHVIMGPNGSGKSTLALTLMGHPNYKITNGKIEFDGKVINDIPVDERARMGIFLTFQHPEDIDGVKIIDYLRLLLEKVKGIEPAKALQIIPKKAKEVWFSADMLSRYINVGFSGGERKRFEILQALLIKPKLLILDEPDSGVDIDSLSLISHKIRELYEQGTSILLITHYGRILEHIDPKIVRVHIMKDGHIVMSGKEELVEKIEKEGFKKVFEECGCNE, encoded by the coding sequence ATGCTTCAAATTGAGAATTTGGAAGTTGAAGTTGAAAATAAAAAGATAATAAACTCCTTAAATTTGAGTGTTGGAGGTGGAGAGTTCCATGTGATTATGGGTCCAAATGGTTCTGGTAAGAGCACATTAGCCCTAACTCTCATGGGGCACCCGAATTATAAAATCACAAATGGGAAAATAGAATTTGATGGAAAGGTTATAAATGATATTCCGGTGGATGAGCGTGCCCGCATGGGTATATTTCTTACTTTTCAGCATCCTGAGGATATTGATGGGGTAAAGATAATTGATTATCTTCGCCTCTTGCTTGAGAAGGTAAAGGGCATAGAGCCAGCAAAGGCGTTGCAGATAATACCCAAGAAGGCTAAGGAAGTTTGGTTCTCTGCTGACATGCTCTCTCGCTACATAAATGTTGGATTTTCAGGAGGAGAGAGAAAGAGGTTTGAGATTCTCCAGGCACTCCTAATTAAGCCGAAATTGCTGATTTTGGATGAGCCAGATAGTGGGGTTGATATAGATTCTCTAAGCTTGATATCTCACAAAATAAGAGAACTTTACGAGCAGGGTACATCCATATTGCTCATAACCCATTACGGAAGGATTCTGGAGCATATCGATCCAAAAATTGTCAGGGTTCACATAATGAAGGATGGGCACATAGTTATGAGCGGGAAGGAGGAGCTTGTGGAGAAGATTGAAAAAGAAGGGTTTAAGAAGGTATTTGAGGAGTGTGGTTGCAATGAGTGA
- a CDS encoding hydroxymethylglutaryl-CoA synthase produces MVGIVTYGSYIPIYRIKTAEIARMWGDNPEHPEKGLGLFAKSVPAYDEDAATIAVEALRNALRRKNIPGEKIGAIFVGSESHPYAVKPTASLIAEVVGAYKAHAADLEFACKAGTAAMQNVYAMVKAGMIDYGVAIGTDTSQGQPGDALDYSASAGGTAYIIGKDEVIAEINHTVSFVTDTPDFWRREGQRYPSHGGRFTGEPAYFKHIMSAARMLMEEVGTKPEDYDYVVFHQPNGKFPYRVGKRLGFTKEQIKPGLVSPYIGNTYSGGTPTGLSTVLDIAKPGDRIIAVSFGSGAGSDAFDITVTDEMENFNKDAAPKVWDMINRAKYIDYATYLKFRRMIVEVD; encoded by the coding sequence ATGGTAGGTATTGTGACTTATGGGAGTTATATACCCATTTACAGAATCAAGACAGCAGAGATCGCAAGGATGTGGGGAGACAATCCCGAGCATCCAGAGAAGGGTTTGGGATTATTTGCAAAATCAGTACCTGCTTACGATGAAGATGCAGCCACAATTGCCGTGGAGGCACTTCGCAATGCACTGCGCAGAAAAAATATTCCGGGCGAGAAAATAGGTGCAATTTTTGTGGGTAGTGAATCGCACCCATATGCCGTGAAACCTACGGCATCGCTAATTGCAGAGGTTGTTGGTGCGTACAAAGCGCATGCTGCAGATTTAGAATTTGCATGCAAAGCAGGTACGGCAGCAATGCAAAATGTCTATGCAATGGTTAAGGCAGGAATGATCGATTACGGTGTGGCAATAGGAACAGATACTTCGCAAGGTCAGCCGGGAGACGCTCTTGATTACTCTGCCTCTGCTGGAGGAACAGCTTACATCATAGGCAAAGATGAAGTTATAGCCGAGATAAATCACACAGTTTCATTCGTAACAGATACCCCTGATTTCTGGCGCAGAGAGGGACAGAGGTATCCATCCCATGGTGGAAGATTTACAGGGGAACCTGCATATTTCAAGCATATAATGTCAGCTGCACGAATGCTTATGGAAGAGGTGGGCACGAAACCAGAAGATTACGATTATGTTGTCTTCCATCAGCCCAATGGTAAATTTCCATACCGTGTTGGAAAGAGGTTGGGATTCACCAAGGAGCAGATAAAGCCAGGATTGGTTTCTCCCTACATAGGAAATACATATTCTGGAGGAACACCGACTGGGTTGAGCACTGTGCTAGATATAGCTAAGCCCGGAGATAGAATAATAGCTGTATCCTTTGGTAGTGGCGCAGGAAGTGATGCTTTTGATATAACCGTCACAGATGAAATGGAGAATTTCAACAAGGATGCTGCTCCAAAGGTATGGGATATGATTAACCGTGCCAAGTATATCGATTATGCTACATATCTGAAGTTCCGCCGTATGATAGTGGAGGTGGATTAA
- a CDS encoding thiolase domain-containing protein yields MRDVAIIGAGETKYGEHWDKSLRDLAVEAGLKALEDAGLGAEDIQAIFGGNMSAGSFVGQDHVGALIADFAGLAEVRVPAIRIESACASGAAALHAGYMAVASGLYDIVLVGGVEKMTDLPGDMVTDILAGAADREWEVFFGATFPALGAMMARRYMYEYGLTREQMALLPVIAHKHGAMNPDAHFQREITVEQVLNAPMVADPLTIMNCSPVSDGGAAVVLASADIARKYTDSPIKISASTAANDYISIHARESLTRSPSTIEAARKAYEMAKKEPKDIDLVEIHDAFSIIALLGIEDLGFAKKGEGIKLAEEGQLYYDGDLPYNVSGGLKAKGHPVGATGVGQVVEIVKQLRNEAGKRQVPDARVGLAHNVGGTMTSSIVHILEVM; encoded by the coding sequence ATGCGCGATGTTGCAATTATAGGTGCCGGTGAGACAAAGTATGGAGAGCACTGGGATAAAAGTTTGAGAGATTTGGCTGTTGAAGCAGGATTAAAGGCTCTTGAAGATGCAGGACTTGGTGCTGAAGATATCCAAGCCATATTTGGAGGAAATATGAGTGCTGGGAGTTTTGTTGGTCAGGATCATGTTGGGGCATTAATTGCTGATTTTGCCGGACTCGCAGAAGTCAGAGTACCTGCAATTAGAATAGAATCGGCATGTGCAAGTGGTGCGGCTGCCTTGCATGCGGGATACATGGCGGTTGCCTCAGGCCTATACGATATAGTGCTCGTGGGAGGCGTTGAAAAGATGACTGACCTGCCTGGAGATATGGTCACAGATATCCTTGCAGGAGCCGCAGATAGAGAGTGGGAAGTTTTCTTTGGAGCTACTTTCCCCGCTTTAGGAGCCATGATGGCACGGCGCTATATGTATGAATATGGGCTTACGAGGGAGCAAATGGCTTTATTGCCTGTGATTGCCCATAAGCATGGGGCTATGAACCCCGATGCGCATTTTCAGAGAGAGATAACCGTGGAGCAGGTACTTAATGCTCCAATGGTTGCAGATCCATTAACCATAATGAACTGCTCTCCTGTGAGTGATGGCGGTGCCGCTGTTGTTCTTGCCTCTGCAGACATTGCAAGGAAATACACAGATTCTCCTATAAAAATAAGCGCATCCACGGCAGCCAATGATTACATCTCTATACACGCAAGAGAATCTTTAACAAGATCCCCCTCAACAATAGAAGCAGCGAGAAAGGCATATGAAATGGCAAAAAAAGAGCCAAAGGATATTGATCTTGTAGAAATACACGATGCTTTTTCCATAATTGCTCTCCTTGGAATTGAGGATCTGGGATTTGCAAAGAAGGGTGAGGGTATAAAACTTGCAGAAGAGGGACAATTATATTACGATGGCGATTTGCCCTACAATGTATCCGGAGGCCTCAAGGCAAAGGGACATCCTGTTGGAGCCACAGGCGTAGGTCAAGTTGTGGAAATTGTAAAGCAGTTGCGCAATGAAGCTGGAAAGAGGCAGGTACCAGATGCAAGAGTAGGCTTAGCTCATAATGTGGGTGGGACAATGACTTCAAGCATAGTGCATATTTTGGAGGTGATGTGA
- a CDS encoding Zn-ribbon domain-containing OB-fold protein yields MVVPRFWRERKSRYSLIGTKCPVCGTVYFPPRSVCPKCGRKSVGKMEEVQLSGKGKVYSYTIVHQNVIGYKYQKPYVMAIIETPEGPKLTGQIVDVDPEKVHIGMPVHAVFRRIAEDGKAGIIQYGYKFVPDEE; encoded by the coding sequence GTGGTAGTGCCTAGATTCTGGAGAGAAAGAAAGTCCCGTTATTCCCTCATTGGCACAAAATGTCCTGTTTGCGGCACAGTTTATTTCCCTCCCCGTAGCGTTTGTCCAAAGTGCGGAAGAAAGAGTGTCGGAAAGATGGAAGAAGTACAATTAAGTGGTAAGGGCAAAGTATATTCGTACACCATAGTACATCAGAATGTCATAGGCTACAAATATCAGAAACCTTATGTCATGGCGATAATTGAAACACCTGAGGGACCAAAGCTCACAGGGCAAATAGTTGATGTTGACCCAGAGAAGGTACACATAGGCATGCCCGTACATGCAGTATTCCGAAGAATTGCAGAAGATGGAAAAGCTGGAATAATCCAATATGGCTACAAGTTTGTACCTGACGAGGAATAA
- a CDS encoding Mut7-C RNAse domain-containing protein → MKFLVDHMLGKLAKYLRFMGYDTYYPDGQLSDNTLIKIAREEERIIITRDKELARRSNGFLVKSDNYEKQLREVIENFNLNTDNLLSRCSVCNEPLVPVKKEDVKDKVPVYVYEHNNEFYMCPKCRRIYWYGTHTERIERKIKRITEELYEDRREGEK, encoded by the coding sequence GTGAAGTTCTTAGTTGACCACATGCTAGGCAAACTTGCCAAATACCTGCGCTTTATGGGCTACGATACATACTATCCAGATGGGCAATTGAGTGATAATACATTAATTAAAATCGCTAGGGAGGAGGAAAGGATAATAATCACCCGCGATAAGGAGCTTGCAAGAAGGAGCAATGGATTCTTGGTAAAAAGCGATAACTACGAGAAGCAATTAAGGGAAGTAATTGAGAATTTCAATTTAAATACCGATAATCTTCTCTCAAGATGCTCTGTATGCAATGAGCCCCTCGTACCCGTGAAGAAAGAGGATGTAAAAGATAAAGTGCCAGTTTATGTTTATGAGCACAATAATGAATTTTACATGTGTCCAAAATGTCGTAGAATTTACTGGTATGGAACTCACACGGAAAGGATTGAGAGAAAAATAAAGAGAATAACGGAGGAATTGTATGAAGATAGAAGAGAAGGAGAAAAATGA
- a CDS encoding mRNA surveillance protein pelota → MKIEEKEKNEIAIRVDNLDDLWYLSTILGEGDLVFGYVFRKDTSSGDMNRAKKAERKKIRVGINVKKLDFQEFADRLRISGIIVAGPEDYVGVHQTINVGVGDEISVIKEWSKKDKELLGEAVKNSEKPVVYFLAIEHGLATIAILKTYGIQEFASIRKRGDEDEEFFGEALSTLKDVWDGRAPLIILGPGFYKENFVNFAKDKIGNYIMVQASHGDLRGIYEVLKSGALDKILKEHRLSQEEKLVDTLLTEIKKEGLYAYGINEVKNYLNMGAVRDLLITDKNYKKYKELMDLALQTGAQVHIISTTHEAGKILESLGGVAALLRFR, encoded by the coding sequence ATGAAGATAGAAGAGAAGGAGAAAAATGAAATCGCAATAAGAGTGGACAATCTTGACGATTTATGGTATCTAAGCACAATTTTGGGAGAGGGTGACCTGGTATTTGGATATGTTTTCCGCAAAGATACCTCAAGCGGGGATATGAACAGGGCCAAGAAGGCAGAGAGAAAAAAAATCCGAGTTGGAATAAATGTGAAAAAACTCGATTTTCAGGAGTTTGCAGATAGATTGCGCATCTCAGGTATAATAGTGGCTGGACCAGAGGATTATGTGGGAGTGCATCAAACCATAAATGTTGGGGTGGGGGATGAGATATCGGTAATAAAAGAGTGGAGCAAGAAGGATAAAGAACTATTAGGGGAGGCAGTTAAAAATTCAGAGAAACCTGTTGTTTATTTTTTAGCCATAGAGCATGGCCTCGCTACGATTGCAATTTTAAAAACCTATGGAATTCAAGAATTTGCCAGTATAAGGAAGAGGGGCGATGAGGATGAGGAATTCTTTGGTGAGGCCCTTTCAACCCTTAAAGATGTTTGGGATGGGAGAGCCCCCTTGATCATATTAGGTCCAGGATTTTACAAAGAGAATTTTGTGAACTTTGCCAAGGACAAAATTGGAAATTACATTATGGTTCAGGCATCTCATGGAGATCTCCGTGGAATTTACGAAGTCCTAAAATCAGGAGCATTAGATAAAATATTGAAAGAGCATAGACTATCTCAAGAGGAGAAATTGGTGGATACCTTGCTCACAGAAATAAAGAAAGAGGGTTTATACGCTTATGGAATCAATGAGGTTAAAAACTACCTAAATATGGGCGCTGTAAGAGATTTATTGATTACGGATAAAAATTACAAAAAATATAAAGAGCTGATGGATCTTGCATTGCAAACAGGAGCTCAGGTGCATATAATCAGCACAACCCATGAAGCTGGAAAAATTTTAGAGAGTTTAGGAGGAGTTGCTGCCCTTCTTAGATTTAGGTGA
- a CDS encoding DUF58 domain-containing protein, producing the protein MRTLHFYALLLYFALLLFVGIVLMSPLAVFLSLPILWLIIFSEVLPFKPAKFNRKFSEKRYVEGNEVEFRYVVEGRGYYFIKDAMNIVRGYCRDKCVEKRKVTLDKFGKINFKEAWVYSEDVLGMQGYGSKVKDRGELRIYPKIEYIRKLKIKPRKTRSILGDYPSRMKGPGIEFTDIREYSPGDDMRFINWKATARRNKLMVNEYESERTGDTVILLDVRRFLKGAEEYEDLLNASVRAAATLATYLSRTRSRVGFVVLGNTVDWIYPTYGKRAMYLILDRLLHLRSEKISRLTFDYGKFIVSRFFPPNSFVILISPLLSWDIDDSIVELLAKGYDVLVISPTLIGGGEDVASKILKAEREVRLRRIRMYGRVVDWNIEYPLTSILKVMR; encoded by the coding sequence ATGCGCACCCTGCATTTCTATGCCTTACTTCTCTACTTCGCCCTATTACTATTTGTGGGAATAGTTTTGATGTCTCCATTAGCAGTGTTTCTATCACTGCCAATCCTATGGCTTATAATATTTTCAGAAGTTCTACCCTTCAAACCAGCCAAATTCAATAGAAAGTTTTCAGAGAAAAGGTATGTGGAGGGTAACGAAGTTGAGTTCAGGTATGTGGTTGAGGGTAGGGGCTATTATTTTATCAAGGACGCAATGAATATTGTGCGGGGATATTGCAGGGATAAATGTGTTGAGAAAAGAAAGGTCACATTGGATAAGTTTGGGAAGATAAATTTTAAGGAAGCGTGGGTGTACTCGGAGGATGTACTTGGCATGCAGGGTTATGGCTCAAAAGTGAAAGACAGGGGAGAATTGAGGATTTATCCGAAGATTGAGTATATAAGAAAACTGAAGATAAAACCACGCAAGACGAGGAGCATTTTAGGCGATTACCCGTCCCGTATGAAGGGGCCGGGTATTGAATTCACGGATATAAGGGAGTACTCTCCTGGAGATGATATGCGCTTTATAAACTGGAAAGCGACTGCGAGGAGAAATAAATTGATGGTGAATGAGTACGAGAGTGAGAGAACTGGAGATACTGTTATTTTACTTGATGTCAGGAGATTTTTAAAGGGTGCGGAGGAGTATGAGGATCTTCTAAACGCATCTGTGCGGGCGGCAGCAACATTGGCTACATACCTGTCAAGGACACGCAGTCGTGTTGGTTTTGTTGTTCTGGGCAACACTGTGGACTGGATATATCCTACTTACGGTAAAAGAGCGATGTACCTGATACTTGATAGGTTATTGCATTTGAGAAGTGAGAAGATAAGTAGACTTACTTTTGATTATGGAAAATTCATAGTTTCTAGATTTTTCCCGCCAAATTCTTTTGTGATTTTGATCTCTCCCCTGCTTTCATGGGATATTGATGATTCCATAGTTGAGCTTCTTGCCAAAGGATACGATGTGTTAGTAATATCTCCAACCCTCATAGGTGGTGGAGAAGATGTGGCGTCAAAGATACTCAAGGCTGAAAGAGAGGTACGCTTGAGAAGGATAAGAATGTATGGAAGAGTGGTTGACTGGAACATAGAGTATCCGCTCACATCTATTCTGAAGGTGATGAGATGA